In the Kribbella sp. NBC_00482 genome, one interval contains:
- a CDS encoding glycogen debranching protein, with protein sequence MTPYPTNRTPPRRKPVRKIAGVALLATAVVLAGNASATAGSSGTAATAATQATTPSELSETTRLTDRRSLVVGDRAYAMGDESGLYPAAGWHVRGEMGGIWSQPIKLLDGIWFGLDGNWLGKQVPAAKYTSGHGYSRIDYSGAVNVRRTDFVPDGIRATLVGLTLSSSTAKTVKLDVDAHSELMQPYPWGWTKPSAADANLPDTGDFSEGALRFREQGTPSYPNATTHDYAAFVGSSLRPTSHQLGADHRGPQSPAVTCPADGTTPARCDDSLVGKGTGGRLTYDVPLAAGQQKTIWFAVAGSDQGSRAAEREYGKALSNPDKLLRAKTTARQQIDAQSAVDLPGDRLLQQSVEWSKQNLADSVQEARNLQIRDVNEGKDYPAPVGTVPTARWFGAGFPDYPWLFATDGEYTAFAAVAAGQFDTVKEHLRALRDISDLLNNRSGKVAHEVTPTGDVYFGSNQSAGNTDETVKFPSTVALLWRWTGDNKFRDEMYDFSVRNLQYIYKSLDKDSDGWPEGLANVERAGMGVEKLDSTVYLARGLRDLADLAASKHDTKVQQWATSRANDLESKFEAQWWVPAAKGYADSVDDPANPANDNTPIFQRHWIGVTPMEAVLTRPGQTSPLASAEHAKTALDQRETSCYTGEFGLFHTGSGPTSAEGGNRGDSCDPVVSQVQSERTMFGLNTSIMAVAEGNFGRLGVKQQQRYTTGNARIQLDPSVWETPGAMPEIAPSPDSPANIGRPFYDRSMTLQAWGAYGILWPVVHQQLGVDPDLGHGRIAVVPQLPEGQQKVAGSNIRVGRGAVDVSARLTGKALSTEVTAKGIGAALTVGAVLPTGAKVQTVTVDGHAAQYKLVTTSRGTEVQVPARGAHTTLTITLK encoded by the coding sequence ATGACTCCCTATCCGACCAACCGAACCCCACCCCGCCGGAAACCGGTGCGGAAGATCGCCGGCGTCGCCCTGCTGGCGACCGCCGTCGTGCTGGCCGGCAACGCCTCGGCCACCGCCGGCTCTTCCGGCACCGCCGCAACTGCGGCAACCCAGGCGACGACACCATCCGAACTTTCGGAGACCACCCGTCTGACCGACCGCCGTTCGCTCGTCGTCGGCGACCGCGCCTACGCGATGGGCGACGAGTCCGGTCTCTACCCGGCCGCCGGGTGGCACGTCCGCGGTGAGATGGGCGGCATCTGGTCGCAGCCGATCAAACTCCTCGACGGCATCTGGTTCGGCCTCGACGGCAACTGGCTCGGCAAGCAGGTGCCCGCCGCGAAGTACACCAGCGGCCACGGCTACAGCCGGATCGACTACTCCGGTGCCGTGAACGTACGCCGTACCGACTTCGTCCCCGACGGCATCCGCGCCACGCTCGTCGGACTCACGCTCAGCTCGAGTACGGCGAAGACGGTCAAGCTCGACGTCGACGCGCACTCCGAGCTGATGCAGCCGTACCCGTGGGGCTGGACCAAGCCGAGTGCCGCGGACGCGAACCTGCCCGACACCGGCGACTTCAGCGAAGGCGCGCTCCGCTTCCGCGAGCAGGGCACCCCGTCGTACCCGAACGCGACCACGCACGACTACGCCGCGTTCGTCGGATCGTCCCTGCGTCCGACGAGCCACCAGCTCGGCGCGGACCACCGCGGACCGCAGAGCCCCGCGGTGACGTGTCCGGCCGACGGTACGACGCCCGCGCGGTGCGACGACTCGCTTGTCGGGAAGGGCACCGGCGGCCGGCTCACGTACGACGTACCGCTGGCGGCTGGTCAGCAGAAGACGATCTGGTTCGCTGTCGCCGGATCCGATCAAGGCAGCCGGGCCGCGGAACGCGAGTACGGCAAGGCCCTGAGCAACCCGGACAAGTTGCTGCGGGCAAAGACCACCGCGCGGCAACAGATCGACGCGCAGTCCGCAGTGGACCTTCCTGGTGACCGTCTCCTGCAGCAGAGCGTCGAGTGGAGCAAGCAGAACCTCGCGGACTCGGTCCAGGAGGCGCGCAACCTGCAGATCCGGGACGTGAACGAAGGCAAGGACTACCCGGCGCCGGTCGGGACGGTGCCGACCGCCCGCTGGTTCGGCGCGGGCTTCCCGGACTATCCGTGGCTGTTCGCGACCGACGGCGAGTACACCGCGTTCGCTGCCGTCGCCGCCGGACAGTTCGACACCGTGAAGGAGCACCTGCGGGCGCTCCGCGATATCAGCGACCTCTTGAACAACCGCAGCGGCAAGGTGGCGCACGAGGTGACGCCGACCGGCGACGTGTACTTCGGCTCGAACCAGAGCGCCGGCAACACCGACGAGACGGTGAAGTTCCCGAGTACGGTCGCACTGCTGTGGCGGTGGACCGGCGATAACAAGTTCCGCGACGAGATGTACGACTTCAGCGTCCGGAACCTGCAGTACATCTACAAGTCCCTCGACAAGGACAGCGACGGCTGGCCCGAGGGCCTGGCGAACGTCGAACGCGCGGGCATGGGCGTCGAGAAGCTCGACAGCACCGTGTACCTCGCTCGCGGTCTGCGGGACCTGGCCGACCTCGCCGCGTCCAAGCACGACACGAAGGTGCAGCAGTGGGCGACCAGCCGCGCCAACGACCTCGAGTCCAAGTTCGAGGCGCAGTGGTGGGTGCCGGCCGCGAAGGGGTACGCCGACTCGGTCGACGACCCGGCCAACCCCGCGAACGACAACACGCCGATCTTCCAGCGGCACTGGATCGGTGTCACGCCGATGGAAGCGGTACTGACCCGTCCGGGCCAGACGTCGCCGCTGGCGTCGGCCGAGCACGCGAAGACCGCGCTCGACCAACGCGAAACGTCTTGCTACACAGGGGAATTCGGGCTGTTCCACACCGGCAGCGGCCCGACGTCCGCCGAGGGCGGCAATCGTGGTGACTCGTGTGACCCGGTCGTTTCCCAGGTCCAGAGCGAGCGCACCATGTTCGGCCTGAACACCTCGATCATGGCGGTTGCGGAAGGCAACTTCGGTCGTCTGGGCGTGAAGCAGCAGCAGCGGTACACGACCGGCAACGCCCGCATCCAGCTCGACCCGTCGGTCTGGGAGACACCGGGTGCGATGCCGGAGATCGCTCCGTCGCCGGATTCGCCGGCGAACATCGGCCGGCCGTTCTACGACCGCTCGATGACGCTGCAGGCGTGGGGCGCGTACGGCATCCTCTGGCCGGTGGTCCACCAGCAGCTCGGCGTCGATCCCGATCTGGGACACGGGCGGATCGCCGTCGTACCGCAACTCCCGGAAGGCCAGCAGAAGGTGGCCGGTAGCAACATCCGGGTCGGCCGCGGTGCGGTCGACGTGTCGGCACGCCTTACAGGTAAGGCATTGTCGACCGAGGTGACCGCGAAGGGCATCGGCGCGGCGCTGACGGTCGGCGCCGTACTGCCGACCGGCGCGAAGGTGCAGACGGTGACGGTCGACGGTCACGCAGCGCAGTACAAGCTCGTGACCACGAGCCGCGGGACGGAGGTCCAGGTGCCGGCGCGCGGTGCGCACACGACACTGACGATCACTCTGAAGTGA
- a CDS encoding methylated-DNA--[protein]-cysteine S-methyltransferase, protein MTYAVVDSPLGPLTLVGTDAGELTCLYMDRQRYRPEQATFGDRDDAALPAVAEQLDEYFHHGRTTFDVPMRLVGTPFQREIWAALQDIPYGTTTTYGGLAETLGLKPGSARAVGLANGKNPVSIIVPCHRLVGSTGNLTGYGGGIERKQALLDHERGEKLLTG, encoded by the coding sequence GTGACGTACGCCGTCGTCGACAGCCCGCTCGGTCCCCTCACCTTGGTGGGGACCGATGCGGGCGAGTTGACCTGCCTGTACATGGACCGGCAGCGCTATCGCCCGGAGCAGGCGACCTTCGGCGATCGCGACGACGCGGCGCTCCCCGCGGTGGCCGAGCAGTTGGACGAGTACTTCCACCACGGCCGCACGACCTTCGACGTACCGATGCGGCTCGTCGGGACACCGTTCCAGCGCGAGATCTGGGCCGCGCTGCAGGACATCCCGTACGGCACGACCACGACGTACGGCGGTCTCGCGGAGACGCTCGGCCTGAAGCCGGGCTCCGCTCGCGCGGTCGGGCTGGCGAACGGGAAGAACCCGGTCAGCATCATCGTGCCGTGCCACCGGCTGGTCGGGTCGACCGGCAACCTGACCGGGTACGGCGGCGGCATCGAACGCAAGCAGGCGCTCCTCGACCACGAACGCGGAGAAAAACTGCTCACTGGATGA
- a CDS encoding AlkA N-terminal domain-containing protein: MAAGMLEDVYECRERCIRAVQSKDARFDGWFFTAVLTTKIYCRPSCPVVPPKVENMRFYPSAAAAQQAGFRACKRCRPDASPGSPEWNDRADLVARAMRLIADGTVDRDGVPGLAARLGYSVRQVQRQLQAELGAGPLALARAQRAQTARLLIETSELQMADVAFAAGFSSVRTFNETVQEVFALAPTELRRRARRGTTSTAPGTISLRLPFRAPLTPDNLFGHLIATGVPGVEEWRDGHYRRTLRLPHGHGVVALRPMPDHIACQLSLTDQRDLAIAISRCRRMLDLDADPVAVDDLLSTDPVLAPLIVKAPGRRVPHTVDGEEFAVRAVLGQQVSTAAARTHAHRLVLQHGEPIEDAAGGLTHLFPTMQALAELDPETLAFPKSRRTTLTTLIATLARGEIDLGAGADWDRAREQLAELPGIGPWTVESIAMRALGDPDAFVASDLGIRYAARDLGLPEAPKLLTDHARAWRPWRAYAVQYLWATGDHAINQIPTE, encoded by the coding sequence GTGGCGGCAGGGATGCTGGAAGACGTGTACGAGTGCAGGGAGCGATGCATCCGGGCGGTGCAGTCCAAGGACGCGCGGTTCGACGGGTGGTTCTTCACGGCGGTGCTGACCACCAAGATCTACTGCCGGCCGAGCTGTCCGGTGGTGCCGCCGAAGGTCGAGAACATGCGGTTCTACCCGAGCGCCGCAGCCGCCCAGCAGGCTGGGTTCCGCGCCTGCAAGCGGTGCCGTCCCGATGCGAGCCCGGGCTCACCCGAGTGGAACGACCGCGCCGACCTGGTCGCGCGAGCGATGCGCCTGATCGCGGACGGCACTGTCGACCGCGACGGCGTACCAGGGCTGGCAGCGAGGCTCGGCTACAGCGTCCGCCAGGTGCAACGCCAGCTCCAGGCCGAGCTCGGCGCCGGGCCGCTCGCGCTGGCCCGGGCGCAACGTGCACAGACCGCGCGGCTGCTGATCGAGACGAGTGAGCTGCAGATGGCGGACGTGGCGTTCGCCGCCGGCTTCTCGAGCGTGCGGACCTTCAACGAAACCGTGCAGGAGGTCTTCGCGCTCGCGCCGACAGAGCTGCGCCGCCGAGCCCGCCGGGGTACGACGTCCACCGCGCCCGGCACGATCTCGCTCCGGCTGCCGTTCCGCGCCCCGTTGACGCCCGACAACTTGTTCGGTCACTTGATCGCGACCGGCGTACCGGGTGTCGAGGAGTGGCGCGACGGCCACTACCGCCGCACACTGCGGCTCCCGCACGGCCACGGTGTCGTCGCGCTGCGGCCGATGCCGGACCACATCGCCTGCCAGCTCTCGCTGACCGATCAGCGCGATCTCGCGATCGCGATCAGCCGTTGCCGCCGGATGCTCGACCTCGACGCGGACCCGGTAGCGGTCGACGACCTGCTCAGCACCGATCCGGTGCTCGCGCCGCTGATCGTGAAGGCGCCCGGCCGCCGGGTGCCGCACACGGTCGACGGCGAGGAGTTCGCCGTACGCGCGGTGCTCGGCCAGCAGGTGTCGACGGCGGCGGCTCGGACGCACGCGCATCGCCTGGTGCTGCAGCACGGCGAGCCGATCGAGGACGCGGCCGGCGGACTCACGCATCTGTTCCCGACGATGCAGGCGCTCGCGGAGCTCGACCCGGAGACGCTGGCGTTCCCGAAGTCCCGCCGTACGACGCTCACCACGCTGATCGCGACGCTCGCGCGCGGGGAGATCGACCTCGGCGCCGGCGCCGACTGGGATCGTGCGCGCGAGCAACTGGCCGAGCTGCCCGGGATCGGGCCCTGGACGGTGGAGTCGATCGCGATGCGCGCGCTCGGCGACCCGGACGCCTTCGTGGCCAGCGATCTGGGCATCCGGTACGCCGCTCGTGACCTAGGCTTGCCCGAGGCCCCCAAACTCCTGACCGACCACGCCCGTGCGTGGCGGCCTTGGCGTGCGTACGCCGTGCAGTACCTGTGGGCCACCGGCGACCATGCGATCAACCAGATCCCCACGGAGTGA
- a CDS encoding GOLPH3/VPS74 family protein encodes MSRAVVTPLRRPERSTSARQPARPRKTVALGNATAPNSLAARVFLLAYDPERGRLTARSKLGKVLRAAVLVDLQLNGHIEDEDGRARVTTRSRSAGSHAAGLRSAGSGSASAPVDPVVAGVLEELRAVGPRRWRHWIDRRAGVTIRQVRDELARAHLIKVEPYRVLGLFPAARITLRHPLVRRHILQSARDTLRPSRLVSRVDLRDAAVVVLASTADLRTVVTKEQRTRHKDRLAQLAVRVGPVVPALKKSLQSQASSAGG; translated from the coding sequence ATGAGTAGAGCTGTGGTGACGCCGCTGCGGCGGCCGGAACGCTCGACGTCGGCCAGGCAACCGGCCCGGCCCCGAAAGACAGTTGCGCTCGGCAACGCGACTGCCCCGAACTCCTTGGCTGCAAGGGTTTTTCTGCTGGCCTACGATCCGGAGCGCGGGCGGCTGACGGCCCGCTCGAAGTTGGGCAAGGTGCTGCGAGCCGCGGTCCTGGTCGACCTGCAGCTCAACGGCCACATCGAAGACGAGGACGGCCGCGCACGGGTGACGACGCGATCGCGCTCGGCTGGATCCCACGCAGCCGGATTGCGCTCAGCTGGATCGGGATCCGCGTCGGCGCCGGTTGATCCGGTGGTTGCGGGGGTGCTTGAGGAGTTGCGGGCGGTGGGGCCGCGGCGGTGGCGGCACTGGATCGATCGGCGGGCGGGCGTGACCATCCGTCAGGTCCGTGACGAGCTCGCCCGCGCGCACTTGATCAAGGTCGAGCCGTATCGCGTCCTCGGTCTCTTCCCGGCGGCCCGCATCACGCTCCGCCACCCTCTGGTACGCCGCCACATCCTCCAGAGTGCCCGCGACACCCTGCGACCGTCCCGGCTCGTCTCACGAGTCGACCTCCGCGACGCCGCCGTCGTCGTACTCGCGTCAACCGCGGACCTGCGCACGGTCGTCACGAAGGAGCAGCGCACGCGGCACAAGGATCGCCTCGCCCAGCTGGCGGTCCGCGTCGGTCCCGTCGTACCGGCCCTGAAGAAGTCGCTCCAGTCGCAGGCCTCCTCCGCCGGAGGCTGA
- a CDS encoding SDR family NAD(P)-dependent oxidoreductase translates to MNELLGKKALVTGGSRGIGAATAVALAERGADVAITYHSSADAAASVVKEIEALGRRGFAYAVDSGDAVAVGDGVRRAAEALGGLDILVNNAGVGAIAPIGDLSLDDVERVIAVNVRGAYAAAQAAVPQLSDGGRMIHLGSCVTGRVPGPGMTLYAMSKSAMTGLSTGLARELGSRGITSNVVHPGPIDTDMNPADGPFAAAQLADLALPRFGTATEVAAAITYLAGPTATYITGTALTIDGGHTA, encoded by the coding sequence ATGAACGAACTACTTGGCAAGAAGGCACTGGTCACCGGCGGCAGCCGCGGCATCGGCGCGGCGACCGCCGTCGCGCTGGCGGAGCGTGGTGCGGACGTCGCGATCACGTACCACTCGTCCGCGGACGCAGCGGCTTCGGTGGTGAAGGAGATCGAGGCGCTCGGGCGGCGCGGGTTCGCCTATGCGGTCGACTCGGGTGACGCGGTGGCGGTCGGTGACGGCGTACGGCGGGCCGCGGAAGCCCTTGGCGGGTTGGACATCCTGGTCAACAACGCCGGCGTCGGCGCGATCGCCCCGATCGGCGACCTCTCGCTGGACGACGTCGAGCGGGTCATCGCGGTCAACGTTCGCGGGGCCTATGCGGCCGCGCAGGCCGCCGTACCGCAACTGTCCGACGGCGGCCGGATGATCCACCTCGGCAGCTGCGTGACCGGGCGGGTCCCCGGACCCGGGATGACGCTGTACGCGATGAGCAAGTCCGCGATGACCGGCCTGAGCACGGGCCTCGCCCGCGAACTCGGATCGCGCGGCATCACGTCCAACGTCGTCCACCCCGGCCCGATCGACACCGACATGAACCCGGCCGACGGCCCGTTCGCCGCCGCCCAACTGGCCGACCTGGCCCTCCCCCGCTTCGGCACCGCCACGGAGGTAGCAGCCGCCATCACCTACCTGGCAGGCCCAACCGCCACCTACATCACCGGCACCGCCCTAACCATCGACGGCGGCCACACCGCCTGA
- a CDS encoding LLM class flavin-dependent oxidoreductase, protein MRFSVTVGAVGVGRDPRGLAELARVVEGAGWDGLFLEDYLVYQGDVSEPTYDPWVCLAAMAMSTERIRIGTTVTPLPRRRPWKVAAEAVALDHLSGGRMILGVGIGDPGDPFLESNSPRVLAEMLDEGLTVIDELWTGQPVSFSGKHYTLDDAQLTARPVQEPRIPIWVGGNFLVPAVRRRILRWDGSCAYKGSTDAPQRITPDDVRALRADSGRDLDVKVSGGDPAAFAEAGATWWGRWIPPLPVADTRAVIEQGPPTI, encoded by the coding sequence ATGAGGTTTTCGGTGACGGTTGGGGCGGTGGGGGTGGGGCGGGATCCGCGGGGGTTGGCGGAGCTCGCTCGTGTGGTGGAGGGGGCCGGGTGGGACGGGTTGTTCCTGGAGGACTATCTGGTTTATCAGGGGGACGTGTCGGAGCCGACGTACGATCCGTGGGTTTGTCTGGCGGCGATGGCGATGAGTACCGAGCGGATCCGGATCGGGACCACCGTCACGCCGTTGCCTCGGCGGCGGCCGTGGAAGGTGGCGGCGGAGGCGGTGGCGTTGGATCATCTGTCCGGCGGGCGGATGATCCTCGGCGTCGGGATCGGGGACCCGGGTGATCCGTTCCTGGAGAGCAACAGTCCGCGGGTGCTCGCGGAGATGCTCGACGAAGGACTCACGGTCATCGACGAGTTGTGGACCGGGCAGCCGGTGAGCTTCAGCGGGAAGCACTACACGCTGGACGACGCGCAACTGACGGCGCGACCAGTGCAGGAGCCGCGGATCCCGATCTGGGTAGGAGGCAACTTTCTCGTGCCGGCCGTACGGCGGCGAATCCTCCGCTGGGACGGCTCCTGCGCGTACAAAGGCAGCACCGATGCACCCCAGCGCATCACGCCGGACGACGTCCGCGCACTACGAGCCGACAGCGGCCGGGATCTCGACGTGAAGGTGAGCGGCGGGGACCCGGCCGCGTTCGCGGAAGCTGGCGCGACGTGGTGGGGCCGATGGATCCCGCCACTGCCCGTCGCGGACACGCGAGCCGTCATCGAGCAAGGACCCCCGACGATCTGA
- a CDS encoding ABC transporter ATP-binding protein, protein MTAALTVRTEDLSVRFAGVPALDRLDLRLAPGKIHGLLGRNGSGKSTLAATLAGFRRPDEGRVLIEGGDLGTAQEPYENAVVTSRVCLIRESGDRPDAVPVKHAVGLAAALRPYWDADLAGELLDRFEVPLNKKIQKLSRGKKSALGVVLGLASRAPLTIFDESYLGMDVPSRNLFYDMLLADYTEVPRTIVLSTHLVSEVSAMLEEVVILDQGRLVTQSPVDSLRGRGASIVGPAAAVDEFTGGFTVLAEERLGGTKSTTVLGDLDPALLAQATAAGLEIGPVGLQDLFVHLTGVKS, encoded by the coding sequence ATGACCGCCGCCCTGACTGTCAGGACCGAGGACCTCTCGGTCCGGTTCGCCGGTGTGCCCGCGCTGGATCGGCTCGATCTGCGTCTCGCGCCCGGGAAGATCCACGGGCTGCTCGGCCGGAACGGGTCCGGCAAGAGCACGCTCGCCGCGACGCTGGCCGGGTTCCGGCGGCCCGACGAGGGGCGGGTGCTGATCGAGGGCGGCGACCTCGGTACGGCGCAGGAGCCGTACGAGAACGCGGTCGTGACGAGCCGCGTGTGCCTGATCCGCGAGTCCGGTGACCGCCCGGACGCCGTACCCGTCAAGCACGCGGTGGGGCTTGCCGCGGCGCTGCGCCCGTACTGGGACGCGGACCTCGCCGGAGAGCTCCTGGACCGCTTCGAGGTCCCGCTGAACAAGAAGATCCAGAAGCTCTCCCGCGGTAAGAAGTCCGCGCTCGGTGTGGTCCTCGGCCTCGCCAGCCGCGCCCCGCTGACGATCTTCGACGAGAGCTACCTGGGTATGGACGTCCCGTCCCGGAACCTCTTCTACGACATGCTGCTCGCCGACTACACCGAGGTGCCGCGGACGATCGTGCTCTCCACCCATCTGGTCAGCGAGGTGAGCGCGATGCTCGAGGAGGTCGTGATCCTCGACCAGGGCCGCCTCGTCACCCAGTCGCCGGTGGACTCGCTCCGGGGGCGTGGCGCCTCGATCGTCGGACCGGCCGCGGCCGTCGACGAGTTCACCGGCGGTTTCACCGTCCTCGCGGAGGAACGGCTCGGCGGCACCAAGTCGACCACGGTCCTCGGCGACCTCGACCCGGCGCTGCTCGCCCAGGCGACCGCCGCCGGCCTGGAGATCGGCCCGGTCGGCCTGCAGGATCTCTTCGTCCATCTCACGGGGGTCAAGTCATGA
- a CDS encoding GntR family transcriptional regulator, whose product MVFDDRSPIYLQIAEQIKNDIVTGALAEDEQVMSTNQYAAFYRINPATAAKGFAQLVDDGVLYKKRGIGMFVAPNARDLLRTGRRDSFFAEVVDPMIREAKAIGIPLKDILQHIRSYGEA is encoded by the coding sequence ATGGTGTTCGACGACCGGAGTCCGATCTACCTGCAGATCGCCGAGCAGATCAAGAACGACATCGTGACCGGCGCGCTGGCCGAGGACGAGCAGGTGATGTCGACCAACCAGTACGCCGCCTTCTACCGGATCAACCCGGCCACCGCGGCCAAGGGGTTCGCCCAACTCGTCGACGACGGCGTCCTGTACAAGAAGCGCGGGATCGGCATGTTCGTCGCGCCGAACGCCCGCGACCTGCTCCGCACCGGCCGCCGCGACTCGTTCTTCGCCGAGGTCGTCGACCCGATGATCCGCGAGGCCAAGGCGATCGGGATCCCATTGAAAGACATCCTCCAGCACATTCGTTCGTACGGAGAAGCCTGA
- a CDS encoding GNAT family N-acetyltransferase — protein MTELTTDRLLLRNWRDSDREPFAALNADPAVMEHFPAPQTREQSDGLIDRSIPMIDERGWGLWAVEVRDTGEFIGFTGLSVPSFEAHFLPGVEIGWRLAKGAWGNGYATEAARAALAHGFGPGGLDEIVSFTATPNLPSQRVMQRIGMVHDEPGDFDHPRIADGHRLQRHVLYRIDRAQWESTR, from the coding sequence ATGACCGAATTGACCACCGACCGGCTGCTGCTGCGGAACTGGCGCGACTCCGACCGGGAGCCGTTCGCCGCGCTGAATGCGGATCCGGCCGTGATGGAGCACTTCCCGGCTCCGCAGACGCGGGAGCAGAGCGACGGGCTGATCGACCGGAGCATTCCGATGATCGACGAGCGGGGCTGGGGGCTGTGGGCTGTGGAGGTCCGGGACACCGGTGAGTTCATCGGGTTCACCGGGCTGTCGGTGCCGAGCTTCGAGGCGCATTTCCTGCCGGGGGTCGAGATCGGCTGGCGGCTCGCGAAGGGTGCCTGGGGCAACGGCTACGCGACCGAGGCGGCGCGGGCGGCGCTCGCCCACGGGTTCGGGCCGGGCGGGCTGGACGAGATCGTGTCGTTCACCGCGACCCCGAACCTGCCGTCGCAGCGCGTGATGCAGCGGATCGGCATGGTGCACGACGAGCCCGGTGACTTCGACCACCCGCGCATCGCGGACGGCCACCGGCTGCAGCGGCACGTGCTCTACCGGATCGACCGCGCGCAGTGGGAGTCCACCCGGTGA
- a CDS encoding YdeI/OmpD-associated family protein encodes MNEDEALNCADVDEWRAWLTANGRSEKSVWLVVHREAAGLNLAAAVEHALCFGWIDSKTIRRDEQTTYQCFTPRNPRSTWSKVNRERVERLTAAGLMMPPGEELVAHARSTGTWDLLADAQNLIVPPDLRAALAADPRADENFRAFPPSARRTILEWITLAKRAETRERRIAETVDQAAAGNRVR; translated from the coding sequence ATGAACGAAGACGAGGCCCTGAACTGCGCGGATGTCGACGAGTGGCGGGCCTGGCTGACCGCCAACGGCCGGAGCGAAAAGTCTGTTTGGCTTGTTGTGCATCGTGAGGCGGCCGGTCTGAACCTCGCGGCCGCGGTCGAGCACGCGCTGTGCTTCGGGTGGATCGACAGCAAGACGATCCGCCGCGATGAGCAGACGACGTACCAGTGCTTCACGCCGCGGAACCCGCGGAGCACCTGGAGCAAGGTGAACCGTGAGCGCGTCGAGCGGCTGACCGCGGCGGGGCTGATGATGCCGCCGGGTGAGGAGCTCGTGGCGCATGCCCGGAGCACCGGGACGTGGGATCTGCTCGCCGACGCGCAGAACCTGATCGTTCCGCCCGACCTGCGGGCCGCGCTGGCGGCCGACCCGCGGGCGGACGAGAACTTCCGGGCCTTCCCGCCGTCGGCCCGCCGAACGATCCTCGAATGGATCACCCTCGCCAAGCGTGCCGAGACGCGGGAGCGCCGGATCGCCGAGACCGTCGACCAGGCGGCCGCAGGAAACCGAGTGAGGTGA
- a CDS encoding LacI family DNA-binding transcriptional regulator produces the protein MATLKQVAAHAEVSVQTVSNALNAPHRLRADTLERVNRSIELLNYRPNRNARSLRTSAVELIGYCVPSWPNQTHLVMDQFLHALCAAAERTGRHILLFTAPGGVDGMPTYDDLHARRMVDGFVLSQTETHDPRHGWLKEQDIPFVSFGRVWKQTTQPGPWVDVDGAAGSAMAVRHLYESGRRRIAFLGWPKSSGLGEDRVGGWRDACKDLGLPTTGLTVRCREDSIEEGARATARLLDAGRTVDGIVALSDILALGALRELTRRGLTPGHDVGVTGFDDSPLAEVVSPGLTSLRQPMDQIAEELITILTGSSNGSPVERLLRPELVIRGSSAPG, from the coding sequence GTGGCTACTTTGAAGCAGGTCGCCGCCCACGCCGAGGTCTCCGTGCAGACGGTGTCGAACGCGTTGAACGCCCCGCACCGACTGCGCGCGGACACGCTCGAACGAGTGAACCGCTCCATCGAGCTACTCAACTACCGGCCCAATCGTAACGCCCGCAGTCTCCGCACCAGCGCGGTCGAGCTGATCGGGTACTGCGTGCCGAGCTGGCCGAACCAGACGCACCTAGTGATGGACCAGTTCCTGCACGCGCTCTGCGCCGCCGCGGAACGCACCGGCCGGCACATCCTGCTGTTCACCGCACCGGGCGGCGTCGACGGTATGCCGACGTACGACGACCTGCACGCCCGCCGGATGGTCGACGGGTTCGTGCTGTCGCAGACCGAGACACATGACCCGCGGCACGGCTGGCTGAAGGAACAGGACATCCCGTTCGTCAGCTTCGGCCGGGTGTGGAAGCAGACCACGCAACCCGGCCCGTGGGTGGATGTCGACGGTGCGGCCGGCTCCGCGATGGCAGTGCGGCACCTGTACGAGAGCGGCCGTCGCCGGATCGCCTTCCTGGGCTGGCCGAAGTCGTCAGGTCTGGGTGAGGATCGCGTCGGCGGCTGGCGTGACGCCTGCAAGGATCTCGGCCTACCGACGACCGGGCTGACCGTCCGGTGCCGCGAGGACAGCATCGAGGAGGGCGCCCGCGCCACCGCGCGGCTGCTCGACGCCGGCCGGACCGTCGACGGGATCGTTGCCCTGAGCGACATTCTCGCGCTCGGCGCGCTCCGCGAGCTCACCCGCCGCGGCCTCACCCCCGGCCACGACGTCGGTGTCACCGGGTTCGACGACTCCCCGCTCGCCGAGGTCGTCTCCCCGGGCCTGACCAGCCTCCGGCAACCGATGGACCAGATCGCCGAAGAGCTGATCACGATCCTGACCGGCTCCAGCAACGGGAGCCCGGTCGAACGCCTGCTGCGGCCAGAACTGGTGATCAGGGGCAGCTCGGCCCCTGGCTGA